One window of the bacterium genome contains the following:
- a CDS encoding HNH endonuclease produces the protein MHAATAHSHELPAFTAGLPAAEVDAALRSALAVCDRARECAVLWFAEVQRRELYRALGHPSLLCYAREALGFTDNRTWQFKRLADDLDRLPALREAVADGTLGWTKAQQVARVATPASEVQWVARAADCGRRELEREVQAARGVARRQARNAAGAGAQLDMGAALAPAQVVGGPVVCVDPCEDQARVPCTITLRGDALQAARFEVLLEKARKLRAVPAGADRLEAVLAGLEALVAGAAAVGDASTVRERRVAAPAYQIVVQQCHDCAAATVATGTGEPHRLAPAQAGAVACDARVREPGKPNRAVIAPSVRAKVLSRDRHRCTTPGCGSPRFLEVHHLVARQDGGSNDAANLVTLCSRCHQFAHERMHAGGAAGDGRLALAPAQVGGGGRE, from the coding sequence ATGCACGCCGCTACCGCCCATTCCCATGAGCTTCCCGCCTTCACCGCCGGGCTCCCCGCCGCCGAGGTCGATGCTGCGCTCCGCAGTGCCCTGGCTGTCTGCGACCGCGCCCGCGAATGTGCCGTGCTGTGGTTCGCCGAGGTGCAGCGGCGCGAACTCTATCGCGCCCTGGGTCATCCCTCGCTGCTCTGTTACGCGCGCGAGGCGCTGGGCTTCACCGACAACCGCACCTGGCAGTTCAAGCGCCTGGCCGACGACCTCGACCGCCTGCCGGCACTGCGCGAAGCGGTGGCCGACGGCACGCTGGGCTGGACCAAGGCGCAGCAGGTGGCCCGCGTTGCGACGCCAGCCAGCGAGGTGCAGTGGGTGGCGCGGGCGGCCGATTGCGGCCGGCGCGAACTCGAGCGCGAGGTGCAGGCGGCGCGCGGGGTGGCGCGGCGCCAGGCGCGCAACGCTGCGGGGGCCGGCGCACAGTTGGACATGGGTGCAGCGCTTGCGCCGGCGCAAGTCGTGGGCGGGCCAGTGGTGTGCGTTGATCCTTGCGAAGATCAGGCCCGGGTGCCCTGCACGATCACCTTGCGCGGCGATGCGCTGCAGGCGGCCCGTTTCGAAGTGCTGCTCGAGAAGGCGCGGAAGCTGCGCGCCGTGCCGGCAGGGGCTGACCGGCTGGAAGCGGTCTTGGCGGGGCTCGAGGCGCTGGTGGCGGGAGCTGCGGCTGTCGGGGACGCTTCGACTGTTCGCGAACGGCGGGTTGCCGCGCCGGCCTACCAGATTGTTGTCCAACAGTGCCACGACTGCGCCGCTGCGACCGTGGCGACCGGCACGGGCGAGCCGCACCGACTTGCGCCGGCGCAAGCGGGGGCCGTCGCCTGCGATGCGCGCGTGCGCGAGCCGGGAAAGCCGAACCGCGCGGTGATCGCGCCGTCGGTGCGTGCGAAGGTGCTTTCGCGCGATCGGCACCGCTGCACCACGCCCGGGTGCGGCTCGCCGCGCTTCCTCGAGGTGCATCACCTTGTGGCGCGTCAGGACGGGGGCTCGAACGATGCCGCGAACCTGGTCACGCTGTGCAGCCGGTGCCACCAGTTCGCGCATGAGCGGATGCATGCCGGGGGCGCTGCGGGCGACGGCCGGCTGGCACTTGCGCCGGCGCAAGTCGGCGGCGGTGGGCGGGAGTAA
- the nrfH gene encoding cytochrome c nitrite reductase small subunit: protein MGLLLAILLGALVGLGGSTFIYGKGLSYFSNDPQSCKNCHIMNDQYDGWLKSSHHAVATCNDCHSPHTLLPKLITKADNGFWHSKGFTLQDFPEPIRIRQHNRQVLNRNCMECHHELVEDVVAAHGNDDTRFDCIRCHVASGHGPER, encoded by the coding sequence ATGGGACTCTTACTGGCCATCCTGTTGGGTGCTTTGGTGGGCCTCGGCGGCTCGACGTTCATCTACGGCAAGGGGCTCTCCTACTTCTCGAACGACCCGCAGTCCTGCAAGAACTGCCACATCATGAACGACCAGTACGATGGCTGGCTCAAGTCGAGCCATCACGCCGTGGCGACCTGCAACGACTGCCACTCGCCGCACACCCTGCTGCCCAAGCTCATCACCAAGGCCGATAACGGCTTCTGGCACTCCAAGGGCTTCACGCTGCAGGACTTTCCCGAGCCCATCCGTATCCGTCAGCACAACCGGCAGGTGCTCAACCGCAACTGCATGGAGTGCCACCACGAACTCGTCGAGGACGTCGTCGCGGCCCACGGGAACGACGACACGCGCTTCGATTGCATCCGCTGCCACGTCGCGTCCGGGCACGGCCCCGAGCGCTAG
- a CDS encoding CBS domain-containing protein — translation MHTVRELLAEKSQRALVCVGPDDTVFEAVTRMVRSNVGAILVMDGDRVRGILTERDYLRFVTELGRTARDTPVLELMTRKVLYTTPDTGINEVMAVMTEARIRHMPVMEGDTLVGLVSIGDCVKAASRDQEVKLRTLELYISDAYPGPGLP, via the coding sequence ATGCATACCGTCAGGGAACTGCTCGCCGAGAAGAGCCAACGCGCGCTGGTCTGCGTCGGACCCGACGACACGGTCTTCGAGGCCGTGACCAGGATGGTGCGGTCCAACGTGGGCGCCATCCTGGTGATGGACGGCGACCGGGTGCGGGGGATCCTGACCGAGCGCGACTACCTGCGCTTCGTGACCGAACTGGGCCGCACGGCGCGCGACACGCCGGTGCTCGAACTGATGACGCGCAAGGTCCTCTACACCACGCCGGACACCGGCATCAACGAGGTCATGGCGGTGATGACCGAGGCGCGCATCCGTCACATGCCGGTCATGGAGGGCGATACCCTGGTGGGCCTCGTCTCCATCGGCGACTGCGTGAAGGCCGCCAGCCGCGACCAGGAAGTGAAACTGCGGACGCTCGAGCTGTACATCAGCGACGCCTACCCCGGGCCCGGCCTGCCCTGA
- a CDS encoding AMP-binding protein has protein sequence MAAHRTISENFADGIGQSLRRNWDVPCFSDLDGSTLSCADVARRIVRLHRFFDALDLRPGDRVGLVGRNSAHWAVVYLATVTRGAVIVPILPDFTGAEIEHIVRHSGCRALFLADAAADAIDCDKTPSVEAAARLRDFAPLHEQGRKAAAALAVLATPFSAADAPQLPTDLKLPLVAGDSLATIVYTSGTTGFSKGVMLTHRALMVNVRFFIDHVTLHPGDNIVSFLPLAHAFGCAFDFLAPFFAGCHITFIDRIPTPKVLLAAFAELKPVVVMSVPLIIEKIYRNRVKPQLESANVQLMLKVPGLRALVHRKIQGALYEAFGGSYRELVVGGAALNRDVEQFFRRVGFNLTCGYGMTECGPLISYSVSADKPPVGSVGRVIPYLECRIDGAGKPGDIGEVLVRGENRMIGYFQDEEATAGAIDGDGWLHTGDLGRFDAEGFLYLTGRSKNMILTASGQNIYPEEIESRLNNMPCVEESLVIEREGRLLALVYPDLESVDRACLKGGQVEVRMEANRQELNQKLPGYAQIAKLKILYEEFEKTPTKKIKRRVYDAFAG, from the coding sequence ATGGCCGCCCATCGCACGATCAGCGAGAATTTCGCCGACGGCATCGGCCAGTCGCTGCGCCGCAACTGGGACGTTCCCTGCTTCAGCGACCTCGACGGCAGCACCCTCAGCTGCGCCGACGTGGCGCGCCGCATCGTCCGCCTGCACCGGTTCTTCGACGCCCTGGACCTGCGGCCGGGCGACCGCGTGGGACTGGTCGGCCGCAACAGCGCCCACTGGGCGGTCGTCTACCTGGCCACCGTCACGCGCGGGGCCGTCATCGTGCCCATCCTGCCAGACTTCACGGGCGCCGAGATCGAGCACATCGTCCGCCACAGCGGCTGCCGCGCGCTGTTCCTGGCCGACGCAGCCGCCGATGCGATCGATTGCGACAAGACGCCGTCGGTCGAGGCCGCCGCCCGCCTGCGCGACTTCGCGCCGCTGCACGAACAGGGCCGCAAGGCCGCCGCCGCCCTGGCCGTCCTGGCGACGCCGTTTTCCGCCGCCGACGCGCCGCAACTGCCGACCGACCTCAAGCTGCCGCTCGTGGCCGGCGACAGCCTGGCGACCATCGTCTACACCTCGGGCACGACCGGCTTCTCCAAGGGCGTCATGCTCACGCACCGCGCGTTGATGGTGAACGTGCGCTTCTTCATCGACCACGTGACCCTGCACCCGGGCGACAACATCGTCTCGTTCCTGCCGCTCGCGCACGCCTTCGGCTGCGCCTTCGACTTCCTGGCGCCGTTCTTCGCGGGCTGCCACATCACGTTCATCGACAGGATCCCCACCCCGAAAGTCCTGCTCGCGGCGTTCGCGGAGCTCAAGCCGGTCGTGGTGATGTCGGTGCCGCTGATCATCGAGAAGATCTACCGCAACCGCGTCAAGCCGCAGCTCGAGTCGGCCAACGTGCAGCTCATGCTGAAGGTGCCGGGGCTGCGCGCGCTGGTGCACCGGAAGATCCAGGGCGCCCTCTACGAGGCGTTCGGCGGCTCCTACCGCGAACTGGTCGTGGGCGGCGCCGCCCTGAACCGCGACGTCGAGCAGTTCTTCCGCAGGGTCGGCTTCAACCTGACCTGCGGCTACGGCATGACCGAGTGCGGCCCGTTGATCAGCTACTCGGTCTCGGCGGACAAGCCGCCGGTCGGTTCGGTGGGCCGGGTCATCCCCTACCTCGAATGCCGCATCGACGGGGCGGGCAAGCCCGGCGACATCGGCGAGGTGCTGGTGCGGGGCGAGAACCGGATGATCGGCTATTTCCAGGACGAGGAAGCGACTGCCGGCGCCATCGACGGTGACGGCTGGCTGCACACGGGCGACCTGGGGCGCTTCGACGCCGAAGGCTTCCTGTACTTGACGGGACGCTCGAAGAACATGATCCTGACCGCGTCGGGGCAGAACATCTACCCCGAGGAGATCGAGAGCCGGCTGAACAACATGCCCTGCGTCGAGGAATCCCTGGTGATCGAGCGCGAGGGCAGGCTGCTGGCACTGGTGTACCCCGACCTGGAGTCGGTCGACCGGGCCTGCCTCAAGGGCGGCCAGGTCGAGGTGCGCATGGAGGCGAACCGCCAGGAACTGAACCAGAAGCTGCCCGGTTACGCCCAGATCGCCAAGCTGAAGATCCTGTACGAGGAGTTCGAGAAGACCCCCACCAAGAAGATCAAGCGGCGTGTCTATGACGCGTTTGCCGGCTGA
- a CDS encoding TonB-dependent receptor — protein MSRGFHARTGATGGGRPHHCGRRGAVLAVALLVVALESTLVLPATATTAVDDYTSLSLEQLMSIPVYSAAKREQKTSEAPSSVTVVTSQDVRAYGWRTLSDLLRSVPGIYVTATRTYGSVGVRGFERSGDFGGRILLLVNGHRMNDPLYDSAATVEDFIVDMDLIDRVEIVRGPGSTLYGTNAFFAVINVITKRADQYEGFELSGEAGTLDAARGRLTFGTRGEDGSETVLSVGGYTSDGLAEIYMPRYDGNPAGFDGVLRGGDNETATRYMGSHRRGGLTVEGFYVGRDKDTPPSYGTVYDLPRHTFDARAFVEARYEHALSADASLAVRLYYDWYKYVGTYRYDFGDPDFLTNLDFSQSESAGGELQFSWKPMDDHAATAGFEYRDNFRQLMQNYDVDPEYYWLNIDPATRILGFYLQDEYRPSERLGITAGVRYDHYDSFGESVNPRLALVYGLDAVTTFKLLYGEAFRAPNANEFYYEEEGAVKLNPDLQPEEITTYEVVCERQFGGNWRGSVAGFYNRATDMIDMLYDEGDGLYYFDNSEEDVKATGLELQADGQLGEETRVGASYSFTQTKDDATGEELEFAPKHLLKANITAPVIPDIALLGVEVQYVSDRYNDAGRGYRNFWLVNATLFSHRWKDRWEASLSAYNLFEASYDRTVIGDLESLQDGRLLRLKMTTRF, from the coding sequence ATGTCGAGAGGATTCCACGCCCGGACGGGCGCGACCGGCGGCGGCCGCCCGCACCATTGCGGTCGACGCGGCGCCGTGTTGGCGGTCGCGCTGCTGGTCGTCGCCCTTGAATCGACGCTGGTCCTGCCCGCGACCGCGACGACCGCTGTCGACGACTACACCAGCCTGAGCCTCGAGCAGCTCATGTCCATTCCGGTGTACTCGGCGGCCAAGCGCGAGCAGAAGACCTCAGAGGCGCCCTCGTCGGTGACGGTCGTGACCTCGCAGGATGTACGTGCCTACGGCTGGCGGACGCTCAGTGACCTGCTGCGCAGCGTGCCGGGCATCTACGTGACGGCCACCCGCACCTACGGCTCGGTCGGCGTGCGCGGGTTCGAGCGGTCCGGCGACTTCGGCGGGCGCATCCTGCTGCTGGTCAACGGGCACCGCATGAACGACCCACTGTACGACTCCGCGGCAACCGTGGAGGACTTCATCGTCGACATGGACCTGATCGACCGCGTCGAGATCGTGCGCGGACCGGGTTCGACGCTGTATGGCACCAACGCCTTCTTCGCCGTGATCAACGTGATCACCAAGCGCGCCGACCAGTACGAGGGCTTCGAATTGTCCGGCGAGGCCGGCACCCTGGACGCCGCGCGCGGCCGCCTGACCTTCGGCACCCGCGGCGAGGACGGCAGCGAGACCGTCCTGTCGGTTGGCGGCTACACGAGCGACGGCCTGGCCGAGATCTACATGCCCCGCTACGACGGTAATCCCGCGGGCTTCGACGGCGTGCTGCGCGGCGGCGACAACGAGACTGCCACGCGCTACATGGGCAGCCACCGCCGCGGCGGGCTGACCGTCGAGGGCTTCTACGTGGGGCGCGACAAGGACACGCCGCCCTCGTACGGCACCGTCTACGACCTGCCGCGCCACACGTTCGACGCGAGGGCCTTTGTCGAGGCGCGCTACGAGCACGCCCTGTCGGCCGATGCCTCGCTGGCCGTGCGGCTGTATTACGACTGGTACAAGTACGTCGGCACGTACCGTTACGACTTCGGCGACCCTGATTTCCTGACCAACCTCGACTTCAGCCAGTCCGAGTCGGCCGGCGGCGAGCTCCAGTTCAGCTGGAAGCCGATGGACGATCACGCGGCGACAGCCGGCTTCGAATACCGCGACAACTTCCGCCAACTGATGCAGAACTACGACGTGGACCCCGAGTACTACTGGCTGAATATCGACCCGGCCACGCGCATCCTCGGGTTTTACCTGCAGGACGAGTACCGCCCGTCCGAGCGGCTGGGCATCACGGCCGGCGTGCGCTACGACCACTACGACTCGTTCGGCGAGTCGGTGAACCCGCGCCTGGCGCTGGTCTACGGCCTCGACGCCGTGACCACGTTCAAGCTGCTCTACGGCGAGGCCTTCCGTGCGCCCAACGCCAACGAGTTCTACTACGAGGAAGAGGGCGCGGTGAAGCTGAACCCCGACTTGCAGCCCGAGGAGATCACGACCTACGAGGTCGTCTGCGAACGGCAGTTCGGCGGCAACTGGCGCGGTTCGGTGGCGGGCTTCTACAACCGGGCCACTGACATGATCGACATGCTGTACGACGAGGGCGACGGACTCTACTACTTCGACAACAGCGAGGAAGACGTGAAGGCCACGGGCCTGGAACTCCAGGCCGACGGCCAGCTGGGCGAGGAGACGCGCGTCGGCGCCAGCTACTCGTTCACGCAGACCAAGGACGATGCGACCGGTGAGGAACTGGAGTTCGCGCCCAAGCACCTGTTGAAGGCGAACATCACGGCGCCGGTGATTCCGGACATCGCCCTGCTGGGCGTCGAGGTCCAGTACGTCAGCGACCGCTACAATGACGCGGGCCGCGGCTACCGGAACTTCTGGCTGGTCAACGCCACGCTGTTCAGCCACCGCTGGAAGGACCGCTGGGAGGCGTCGCTGAGCGCGTACAACCTGTTCGAGGCCAGCTACGACCGGACCGTCATCGGCGACCTGGAATCGCTGCAGGACGGCCGGCTGCTGCGGCTGAAGATGACCACGCGGTTCTAG
- a CDS encoding STAS domain-containing protein — MKVKRIPQDQVMVLEVSGKIMGGPDFDLMKAEVKDLVDAGFKKVVMDLGEVPWINSTGLGILITAHHSVKAASGTLKICNVKERVLSIFYVSQLERVFEVHEDREKALASFQ; from the coding sequence ATGAAGGTCAAGCGAATCCCCCAAGACCAGGTGATGGTGCTCGAAGTCTCGGGCAAGATCATGGGCGGCCCCGACTTCGACTTGATGAAGGCCGAGGTCAAGGACCTGGTCGACGCCGGCTTCAAGAAGGTGGTCATGGACCTGGGCGAAGTGCCCTGGATCAACTCGACCGGGCTGGGCATCCTCATCACGGCCCATCACTCGGTCAAGGCCGCCTCCGGCACCCTGAAGATCTGCAACGTGAAGGAACGCGTGCTGAGCATCTTCTACGTGTCGCAGCTCGAGCGCGTCTTCGAGGTGCACGAGGACCGCGAAAAGGCGCTGGCCAGCTTCCAGTGA
- a CDS encoding MFS transporter, whose product MIYPLLPLFLTSVLAAGPATLGAIEGLAESTASLVKLGAGLRSDRTRRRKPIIVFGYALAALVRPLVALASSAGLVAAIRFTDRVGKGLRGAPRDALIADSVDPALRGRAFGLQRSMDHAGALIGPLVAAALLASGRFELRTVFALAAVPGLLGVALLVWRVREPVRELAAPSTIDPAASRRLGALPRGPLRRYLIVLLLFTLGNSSDAFLLLRAAELGLAPAHLPLLWAFFHLVKAAGALPLGALSDRVDRRRLIIAGWAVYALVYLGFARASTAWHVWALFAAYGLYYALTEGVEKALLVDLAPVAARGGAFGWHAFVLGAGALPASLIFGALWQAWGPLAAFGAGAALAAVAAALLWVLVPRGSVRDGTAA is encoded by the coding sequence ATGATCTATCCCCTGCTGCCCCTCTTCCTCACCTCCGTGCTGGCCGCCGGCCCGGCCACCCTCGGCGCCATCGAGGGCCTGGCCGAATCCACCGCCTCGCTGGTCAAGCTCGGCGCCGGCCTGCGCAGCGACCGCACGCGCCGCCGCAAGCCCATCATCGTCTTCGGCTACGCCCTGGCCGCACTGGTGCGGCCCCTGGTGGCGCTGGCCTCGTCGGCGGGCCTGGTCGCCGCCATCCGCTTCACCGACCGCGTGGGCAAGGGACTGCGCGGCGCGCCGCGCGACGCCCTCATCGCCGACTCGGTCGACCCCGCCCTGCGCGGCCGCGCCTTCGGCCTGCAGCGGTCGATGGACCATGCCGGAGCGCTGATCGGACCCCTCGTTGCGGCGGCGCTGCTGGCGAGCGGGCGCTTCGAATTGCGCACGGTGTTCGCGCTGGCAGCCGTGCCCGGGCTGCTGGGGGTGGCGTTGCTGGTGTGGCGGGTGCGGGAGCCGGTGCGGGAACTGGCGGCTCCCTCGACGATCGATCCGGCCGCCTCTCGCCGTCTCGGCGCGCTGCCCCGCGGCCCCCTGCGCCGCTACCTGATCGTGCTCCTGCTGTTCACGCTCGGAAACTCGAGCGACGCCTTCCTGCTGCTGCGTGCGGCCGAACTCGGCCTGGCGCCGGCGCACCTGCCCCTGCTGTGGGCGTTCTTCCACCTGGTGAAGGCGGCCGGCGCGCTGCCGCTGGGTGCACTGTCGGACCGCGTCGACCGCCGCCGGCTCATCATCGCCGGCTGGGCCGTGTACGCGCTCGTCTACCTGGGCTTCGCGCGGGCAAGCACCGCCTGGCACGTGTGGGCCCTGTTCGCCGCGTACGGCCTGTATTACGCGCTGACCGAGGGCGTCGAGAAGGCGCTGCTCGTCGACCTCGCGCCGGTCGCTGCGCGCGGCGGCGCCTTCGGCTGGCACGCGTTCGTTCTTGGCGCCGGGGCCCTGCCGGCCAGCCTGATCTTCGGCGCGCTGTGGCAGGCCTGGGGGCCTCTGGCGGCGTTCGGCGCCGGGGCCGCGCTGGCGGCGGTGGCGGCGGCGCTGTTGTGGGTGCTGGTGCCGCGCGGATCCGTGCGAGACGGCACGGCGGCGTGA
- a CDS encoding YfiR family protein, which translates to MAGLLALVFALSPAGAGAQQAEAVRAAFVLNFLKFAEWPAATPADSASALVIAALGDDAQSAALHAGLDGKEIQGRRVTVRVFQDAEQWRREGKGCQALFITPSAAGTWNELRAEIAGQPVLTICESPGFCEQGGMINLYEDDHRIRFEANPAAADQAGLKLRSTLLTLATIVKTKGGK; encoded by the coding sequence ATGGCCGGGTTGTTGGCGCTGGTCTTTGCCCTGTCGCCGGCTGGAGCCGGCGCGCAGCAGGCAGAGGCCGTGCGGGCCGCCTTCGTGCTCAACTTCCTGAAGTTCGCCGAATGGCCGGCTGCGACGCCGGCGGATTCCGCTTCGGCCCTGGTCATCGCCGCGCTGGGCGACGATGCCCAGTCCGCGGCCCTGCACGCCGGGCTCGACGGCAAGGAGATCCAGGGGCGGCGCGTCACCGTCCGGGTCTTCCAGGACGCGGAGCAATGGCGACGTGAAGGCAAGGGCTGCCAGGCGCTGTTCATCACGCCGTCCGCAGCCGGGACCTGGAATGAACTGCGGGCCGAGATCGCCGGGCAACCCGTGCTGACCATCTGCGAATCGCCCGGCTTCTGCGAGCAGGGCGGCATGATCAACCTGTACGAAGACGACCATCGCATTCGTTTCGAAGCCAATCCGGCGGCGGCGGACCAGGCGGGCTTGAAGCTCCGCTCCACGCTGCTGACGCTGGCGACCATCGTCAAGACCAAGGGAGGCAAGTGA
- a CDS encoding PAS domain S-box protein, with protein sequence MADEHPDIGGPTSDNEESLYAALRELYDAMWDWNLETDEVYYSPAWKRMLGYRVEELAPSLDTWSTLCHPDDRARVLQAIDDYLASDGDRFECEFRLQHADGKWRQILSRGVLVRDADGAPLKPRRIIGTHVDLSGHATVEKRLAHSLSLLRATFDSTADGILVADGQGRIETFNQRFVQLWQLPADVLAGGDDNAALAFVLDQLIDPDGFLAKVNDLYAHPDAESFDVLHFKDGRVFERYSRPQRMGNLVVGRVWSFRDVTGREQAATELAEEVLRRRALFDQSRDGIVVIDMNGAALECNARFAEMLGCTVAKVSTMHVWDWDVTMSADAIRQRFLSVPLAPHQFRTRHRRSDGSTFDVEISSGTLFWKGQPQYLCTVRDITDRLRDEEERRQLQEQLLQAQKMDAIGQLTGGIAHEFNNMLGVILGYASLAGEIAAEKGDTALVDYVGAMRRAGENARDLVAKLLAFGRRRPAAMRSPQDPVDLLQGSLRLLRPTLPTSLKIDVEMKEQLPAVAVDPMEFQQVVANLLLNAAQATGQQGHIALALRAWEGEGTCAACRLPIAGRFVALDVADDGAGMTPEVRERIFEPFFTTKDVGRGTGLGLSVVHGIAHASGGHMLVTSRVGIGTTFTLLLPLAETAAVPTPVPMPASTAGPDVMRTFMVVDDQVEVADLLAQMLASRGHRALVFENAETALAAFRAAPGDYDAVISDQTMPGMSGRDLLVAIRDIRPGLPLVIWTGFSESIDEAAAADLGFAGFMRKPVTMEDLEGLLQRLFQEAL encoded by the coding sequence ATGGCAGACGAGCATCCCGACATCGGCGGCCCGACCTCAGACAACGAAGAGTCCCTGTACGCGGCATTGCGCGAACTCTACGACGCGATGTGGGACTGGAACCTGGAGACGGACGAGGTCTACTACTCGCCGGCCTGGAAGCGGATGCTGGGATACCGCGTCGAGGAGTTGGCGCCCAGCCTCGACACCTGGAGCACGCTCTGCCATCCCGATGACCGGGCCCGCGTGCTGCAGGCCATCGACGACTACCTGGCTTCGGACGGCGACCGCTTCGAGTGCGAGTTCCGGCTGCAGCATGCCGACGGCAAGTGGCGGCAGATCCTCTCGCGCGGCGTCCTCGTGCGCGATGCCGATGGCGCACCCCTGAAACCCCGCCGGATCATCGGCACCCATGTCGACCTCTCGGGCCACGCCACGGTGGAGAAGCGGCTGGCGCATTCGCTTTCCCTGCTGCGCGCCACGTTCGACTCGACGGCCGACGGCATTCTCGTCGCCGACGGCCAGGGCCGGATCGAGACCTTCAACCAGCGCTTCGTGCAACTGTGGCAACTGCCCGCGGATGTGCTGGCCGGTGGCGATGACAACGCCGCCCTGGCCTTCGTGCTCGACCAGTTGATCGACCCCGACGGCTTCCTGGCCAAGGTGAACGATCTCTACGCCCATCCCGATGCGGAGAGTTTCGACGTCCTGCACTTCAAGGACGGGCGCGTCTTCGAGCGCTATTCGCGGCCGCAGCGGATGGGGAACCTGGTCGTGGGGCGCGTCTGGAGCTTCCGCGACGTCACCGGGCGCGAACAGGCGGCCACCGAACTGGCCGAGGAAGTGCTCCGTCGGCGCGCGCTCTTCGACCAGTCGCGCGACGGTATCGTCGTCATCGACATGAACGGCGCCGCCCTGGAATGCAACGCACGCTTCGCCGAGATGCTGGGCTGCACGGTGGCGAAGGTCTCGACGATGCATGTCTGGGACTGGGACGTCACCATGTCCGCCGATGCCATCCGCCAGCGCTTTCTCAGCGTGCCGCTTGCACCGCACCAGTTCCGTACGCGCCACCGCCGCAGCGACGGTTCGACATTCGACGTCGAGATCTCGTCCGGCACGCTGTTCTGGAAAGGCCAGCCGCAGTACCTGTGCACGGTGCGCGACATCACCGACCGCCTGCGCGACGAGGAAGAGCGGCGGCAGCTCCAGGAACAGCTTCTCCAGGCCCAGAAGATGGATGCCATCGGCCAGCTGACCGGTGGCATCGCGCACGAGTTCAACAACATGCTCGGGGTGATCCTCGGCTACGCCTCGCTGGCCGGCGAGATCGCCGCCGAAAAGGGCGACACCGCGCTGGTCGACTATGTCGGCGCCATGCGGCGCGCGGGCGAGAACGCCCGCGACCTCGTGGCCAAGCTGCTGGCCTTCGGTCGGAGGAGGCCGGCGGCGATGCGCTCGCCCCAGGATCCGGTCGACCTGCTGCAGGGTTCACTGCGCCTGTTGCGACCGACACTGCCCACCAGCCTGAAGATCGACGTGGAGATGAAGGAGCAGCTGCCGGCCGTTGCGGTCGACCCCATGGAGTTCCAGCAGGTGGTCGCCAACCTGCTGCTGAACGCTGCCCAGGCCACCGGCCAGCAGGGGCACATCGCGCTGGCGCTCCGGGCGTGGGAAGGCGAGGGCACGTGCGCCGCCTGTCGCCTGCCGATTGCCGGTCGCTTCGTCGCGCTCGACGTGGCCGACGATGGCGCGGGAATGACGCCCGAAGTGCGGGAACGGATCTTCGAGCCGTTCTTCACGACCAAGGACGTCGGCCGCGGCACCGGCCTCGGCCTGTCCGTGGTGCATGGCATCGCCCACGCGAGCGGCGGCCACATGCTGGTTACGTCGCGCGTCGGGATCGGGACGACGTTCACGCTGCTGCTTCCTTTGGCGGAAACGGCAGCAGTGCCGACACCTGTGCCAATGCCGGCCTCCACGGCCGGGCCCGATGTCATGCGCACGTTCATGGTGGTGGATGACCAGGTCGAGGTGGCGGACCTGCTGGCGCAGATGCTGGCCAGCCGCGGACACCGGGCCCTCGTCTTCGAGAACGCCGAGACGGCGCTGGCGGCGTTCCGCGCCGCGCCCGGCGACTACGATGCCGTCATCTCCGACCAGACGATGCCGGGCATGTCGGGTCGCGACCTGCTGGTGGCGATCCGGGACATCCGGCCCGGTCTGCCGTTGGTGATCTGGACGGGGTTCAGCGAATCGATCGACGAGGCGGCGGCGGCCGATCTCGGCTTTGCCGGGTTCATGCGCAAGCCGGTGACCATGGAGGACCTGGAGGGGCTGCTGCAGCGCCTGTTCCAGGAAGCGCTCTAG